A single region of the Salvia miltiorrhiza cultivar Shanhuang (shh) chromosome 8, IMPLAD_Smil_shh, whole genome shotgun sequence genome encodes:
- the LOC131001743 gene encoding probable serine/threonine-protein kinase PBL7, with product MGFSRNSCIDVTEPPHVKTQALCGAGGGDQALCESSEFDDYEVKFKSLLYKMFWDFGLGCVIPRRQRRSSGKNEEKGGRSLDHNKAWLLAESGGCAAEEPHSVHSSFRFSLCSQVELESMTVNRSNTATVLMVNLDSGLLTDSKSQDLKWRRIESLERSISPVAHSLIRFSYSDILSATRNFSKGRVLGRGALSCVFRGRVGFMRSAVAIKRLDRDDKESSKAFCRELMIASSLHNPHIVPLVGFCIDAEMGLFLVYKYVSGGSLERFLHDKKRGVKGGSALPWPVRYKVAVGIAEAIDYLHNGTERCVVHRDIKPSNILVSSRKTPKLCDFGLATWTSAPSVPFLCKTVKGTFGYLAPEYFQHGKVSDKTDVYAFGVVLLELITGRKPIESSRGLGEENLVLWAKPLLQQGGVEKLLDPRLGLTPKGMSQVTRMARAAAACINNESRRPEMGEIVTILKGKESRSKALNNGVTESHPELLQTKSEMKNHFALAMLGVEFDEDDSLYRR from the exons GTGGCGCCGGCGGTGGTGATCAAGCGTTGTGTGAGAGCTCCGAATTCGACGATTACGAGGTGAAGTTCAAGTCTTTGCTGTACAAGATGTTCTGGGATTTCGGTTTGGGCTGCGTTATCCCCCGCCGCCAGCGGCGGAGCTCCGGCAAGAATGAGGAGAAGGGTGGGCGGAGTTTGGACCACAACAAGGCCTGGTTGCTGGCGGAGTCCGGCGGCTGCGCGGCGGAGGAGCCGCACTCGGTCCACTCCTCTTTTAGGTTCAGCTTGTGCTCTCAGGTTGAGCTGGAGTCCATGACTGTAAATAGAAGCAATACTGCCACTGTTTTAATGGTGAATTTGGACAGCGGTTTGTTGACAGATTCTAAATCACAAGATTTGAAATGGAGAAGAATTGAGTCTTTGGAGAGAAGCATTTCCCCCGTGGCCCATTCTCTGATTAGGTTCAGCTACTCTGATATCCTCTCTGCCACCAGAAATTTCTCCAAAG GTAGAGTTTTGGGGAGAGGGGCGTTGAGCTGTGTGTTCAGAGGGAGAGTGGGATTTATGAGGAGTGCTGTGGCGATCAAGAGGCTGGATAGGGACGATAAGGAATCTTCCAAGGCGTTCTGCAGGGAATTGATGATTGCTAGCTCTTTGCATAACCCTCACATTGTTCCACTAGTGGGGTTCTGTATTGATGCTGAGATGGGCTTGTTTTTGGTGTACAAGTACGTCTCCGGTGGAAGCTTGGAGCGATTCTTGCACg ACAAGAAGAGGGGTGTGAAGGGTGGTTCGGCTCTTCCATGGCCGGTTAGGTACAAGGTCGCGGTGGGGATTGCTGAGGCAATCGACTACTTGCATAATGGAACAGAAAGATGTGTTGTTCATAGGGATATAAAGCCCTCAAACATCCTTGTTTCGTCGAGGAAGACTCCCAAA TTGTGTGACTTTGGCTTGGCAACGTGGACTTCTGCGCCTTCAGTACCATTCCTTTGCAAAACCGTTAAAGGAACATTTGG GTACTTGGCTCCCGAATACTTCCAGCACGGGAAAGTGTCGGATAAAACTGATGTCTATGCCTTTGGCGTCGTGCTCTTGGAACTCATTACTGGAAGGAAGCCAATTGAGTCTAGCCGAGGACTGGGAGAAGAGAATCTGGTTTTGTGG GCAAAGCCCCTATTGCAGCAAGGAGGTGTAGAAAAACTGCTAGATCCACGGCTAGGGCTCACGCCCAAGGGCATGAGCCAAGTAACGCGGATGGCACGAGCCGCGGCCGCTTGCATAAACAACGAGTCAAGGAGGCCGGAGATGGGAGAGATCGTCACTATATTGAAAGGAAAAGAATCCAGAAGCAAGGCTCTCAACAATGGTGTGACCGAATCTCACCCGGAGTTGCTGCAGACAAAGAGTGAAATGAAAAATCATTTTGCGTTGGCCATGCTCGGAGTCGAGTTCGACGAGGACGATAGCCTTTATCGCCGGTGA
- the LOC131001744 gene encoding polcalcin Ole e 3-like, whose translation MADDPQDVADRERLFKHFDANGDGQISANELGDALKTLGCVTPDEVKNMMAEIDSDGDGFISYEEFTNFARANRGLVKDVAKIF comes from the coding sequence ATGGCCGATGATCCACAGGACGTAGCCGACCGGGAGCGGCTCTTCAAGCATTTCGATGCCAACGGCGACGGCCAGATCTCGGCCAACGAGCTCGGCGACGCCCTCAAGACGCTCGGCTGCGTCACCCCCGATGAAGTCAAGAACATGATGGCTGAGATCGACTCCGATGGCGATGGCTTCATATCCTACGAAGAGTTCACCAATTTCGCTCGTGCAAATAGGGGACTAGTCAAGGATGTTGCCAAGATATTCTAA